In Burkholderia sp. GAS332, one DNA window encodes the following:
- a CDS encoding phosphate ABC transporter substrate-binding protein, PhoT family: protein MKLMQTVLAGVAGALFAIAAQAADITGAGSTFAAPIYTKWADSYQKSGGGKVNYQGIGSSGGIKQIEAKTVDFAGSDAPLKDDELAKAGLFQFPTVVGGVVPAINVPGVKAGELTLSGEVLGDIYLGKIKKWNDPAIAALNPKIKLPDTDIAVVRRADGSGTTFIWTNYLSKVNADWKAKVGEGATVSWPTGTGGKGNDGVAAFVQRLPGAIGYVEWAYAKQNHMTYASMKNSTGAVVEPKTETFKAAAAGADWSKSFYQILTNEPGKDAWPIVGATFVLLHTAQDKPAQGTETLKFFDWAFKNGTQAANDLDYISLPDSVTAEIRTKWKAQVKDAAGKPIAD from the coding sequence ATGAAATTGATGCAAACCGTGCTCGCTGGCGTCGCTGGCGCGCTTTTCGCGATCGCAGCGCAAGCCGCAGACATCACCGGCGCGGGCAGCACCTTCGCAGCACCGATCTATACGAAGTGGGCTGACTCCTACCAGAAGTCGGGCGGCGGCAAGGTCAACTATCAAGGTATCGGTTCGTCGGGCGGTATCAAGCAGATCGAAGCGAAGACGGTCGATTTCGCCGGCTCGGACGCTCCGCTGAAGGACGACGAACTCGCGAAGGCGGGTCTGTTCCAGTTTCCGACGGTGGTCGGCGGCGTGGTGCCGGCTATCAACGTGCCGGGCGTGAAGGCGGGTGAACTGACGCTGTCGGGCGAAGTGCTCGGCGACATCTACCTGGGCAAGATCAAGAAGTGGAATGATCCGGCAATCGCCGCACTGAACCCGAAGATCAAGCTGCCGGATACCGACATCGCCGTGGTTCGCCGCGCCGACGGTTCGGGCACGACCTTCATCTGGACGAACTACCTGTCGAAGGTCAACGCTGACTGGAAGGCGAAGGTCGGTGAAGGCGCAACGGTCAGCTGGCCGACGGGTACGGGCGGCAAGGGCAACGACGGCGTCGCCGCTTTCGTTCAACGTCTGCCGGGCGCGATCGGCTACGTGGAATGGGCCTACGCGAAGCAAAACCACATGACGTATGCCTCGATGAAGAACTCGACGGGCGCGGTGGTTGAGCCGAAGACGGAAACGTTCAAGGCAGCGGCTGCGGGCGCTGACTGGTCGAAGTCGTTCTACCAGATCCTGACGAACGAGCCGGGCAAGGACGCATGGCCGATCGTTGGCGCAACCTTCGTGCTGCTGCACACGGCACAGGACAAGCCGGCGCAAGGCACGGAAACGCTGAAGTTCTTCGACTGGGCGTTCAAGAACGGCACTCAGGCTGCAAACGATCTGGACTACATCTCGTTGCCGGATTCGGTAACGGCGGAAATCCGTACGAAGTGGAAGGCGCAGGTGAAGGATGCTGCGGGCAAGCCGATCGCTGACTAA
- a CDS encoding carbamoyl-phosphate synthase large subunit, which yields MPKRTDIKSILIIGAGPIIIGQACEFDYSGAQACKALREEGYKVILVNSNPATIMTDPNTADVTYIEPITWEVVERIIAKERPDAILPTMGGQTALNCALDLHAHGVLDKYKVELIGASPEAIDKAEDRQKFKDAMTKIGLGSAKSGTAHSMEEALQVQADIAVQTGSGGYPVVIRPSFTLGGSGGGIAYNRDEFEEICKRGLDLSPTRELLIEESLLGWKEYEMEVVRDKKDNCIIVCSIENLDPMGIHTGDSITVAPAQTLTDKEYQILRNASLAVLREIGVDTGGSNVQFSINPKDGRMVVIEMNPRVSRSSALASKATGFPIAKIAAKLAVGYSLDELKNEITGGQTPASFEPTIDYVVTKIPRFAFEKFREADSRLTTQMKSVGEVMAIGRTFQESFQKALRGLEVGVDGLDEKTVNRDEIIREIGEAGPDRIWYVGDAFRVGMTAEEIFEETSIDPWFLAQIEQIVLKEKALAGRTLASLSKEELKYLKQSGFSDRRLAKLLGAKPAEVRQRRIELNVRPVYKRVDTCAAEFATKTAYMYSTYEEECEANPTNNKKIMVLGGGPNRIGQGIEFDYCCVHAALAMREDGYETIMVNCNPETVSTDYDTSDRLYFESLTLEDVLEIVDKEKPVGVIVQYGGQTPLKLALDLEANGVPIVGTSPDMIDAAEDRERFQKLLQDLGLRQPPNRTARAEDEALKLAEEIGYPLVVRPSYVLGGRAMEIVHEPRDLERYMREAVKVSNDSPVLLDRFLNDAIECDVDCISDGKAVFIGGVMEHIEQAGVHSGDSACSLPPYSLSKETIAELKRQTGAMAKALNVIGLMNVQFAIQQVPQADGSKEDVIYVLEVNPRASRTVPYVSKATSLPLAKIAARAMVGQTLAQQGVTKEIVPPYFSVKEAVFPFVKFPAVDPVLGPEMRSTGEVMGVGQTFGEALFKSQLAAGSRLPESGTVLLTVMDADKPKAVEVARMLHELGYPIVATKGTAAAIEAAGVPVKVVNKVKDGRPHIVDMIKNGEIALVFTTVDETRAAIADSRSIRMSAQANKVTYYTTMSGARAAVEGLRYLKNLEVYDLQGLHARLN from the coding sequence ATGCCCAAGCGGACAGACATTAAGAGCATCCTCATTATCGGCGCGGGTCCGATCATCATCGGCCAGGCGTGCGAGTTCGACTACTCGGGCGCGCAGGCATGCAAGGCGCTGCGTGAGGAAGGCTACAAGGTCATTCTCGTCAACAGCAATCCGGCGACGATCATGACCGACCCGAACACGGCCGACGTGACCTACATCGAGCCGATCACGTGGGAAGTGGTGGAGCGCATCATCGCCAAGGAACGCCCGGACGCGATCCTGCCGACGATGGGCGGCCAGACCGCGCTGAACTGCGCGCTGGATCTGCACGCGCACGGCGTGTTGGACAAGTACAAGGTCGAGCTGATCGGCGCCTCGCCGGAAGCGATCGACAAGGCGGAAGACCGCCAGAAGTTCAAAGACGCGATGACCAAGATCGGCCTCGGTTCGGCCAAATCGGGCACCGCGCATTCGATGGAAGAAGCGCTGCAGGTACAGGCCGACATCGCTGTGCAAACGGGTAGCGGCGGTTATCCGGTCGTGATCCGTCCGTCGTTCACGTTGGGCGGCTCCGGTGGCGGCATTGCGTACAACCGCGACGAATTCGAAGAGATCTGCAAGCGCGGTCTCGACCTGTCGCCCACGCGCGAACTGCTGATCGAAGAATCGCTGCTCGGTTGGAAAGAGTACGAGATGGAAGTGGTCCGCGATAAAAAGGACAACTGCATCATCGTTTGCTCGATCGAAAACCTGGACCCGATGGGCATCCACACCGGCGACTCGATTACCGTCGCGCCGGCGCAAACGCTCACGGACAAGGAATATCAGATCCTGCGTAACGCATCGCTCGCCGTGCTGCGCGAAATCGGCGTGGACACGGGCGGTTCGAACGTGCAGTTCTCGATCAATCCGAAAGACGGCCGCATGGTCGTGATCGAAATGAATCCGCGCGTGTCGCGTTCGTCGGCATTGGCGTCGAAAGCCACGGGCTTCCCGATCGCCAAGATCGCGGCGAAACTCGCGGTCGGCTACTCGCTCGACGAGTTGAAGAACGAAATCACCGGCGGCCAGACCCCGGCCTCGTTCGAACCGACGATCGACTACGTCGTTACCAAGATCCCGCGTTTCGCGTTCGAAAAATTCCGCGAAGCCGATTCGCGCCTGACCACGCAGATGAAGTCGGTCGGCGAAGTGATGGCGATTGGCCGCACCTTCCAGGAATCGTTCCAGAAGGCGCTGCGCGGTCTGGAAGTGGGTGTGGACGGTCTGGACGAAAAGACCGTCAACCGCGACGAGATCATCCGCGAGATCGGCGAAGCCGGTCCGGATCGCATCTGGTATGTCGGCGACGCGTTCCGTGTCGGCATGACGGCCGAAGAGATCTTCGAAGAGACCTCGATCGACCCGTGGTTCCTCGCGCAGATCGAACAGATCGTCCTGAAGGAAAAGGCGCTCGCTGGCCGCACGCTGGCAAGCCTGTCGAAGGAAGAACTCAAGTATCTGAAGCAAAGCGGTTTCTCGGACCGCCGTCTGGCGAAGCTGCTTGGCGCGAAGCCGGCGGAAGTGCGTCAACGCCGTATCGAGTTGAACGTGCGCCCGGTCTACAAGCGCGTCGACACCTGCGCGGCCGAGTTCGCCACGAAAACCGCCTACATGTACTCGACCTACGAGGAAGAGTGCGAAGCGAACCCGACCAACAACAAGAAGATCATGGTGCTGGGCGGTGGCCCGAATCGGATCGGCCAGGGTATTGAGTTCGACTACTGCTGCGTGCACGCCGCGCTCGCCATGCGCGAAGACGGTTACGAAACGATCATGGTCAACTGCAACCCTGAGACAGTCTCGACCGACTACGACACGTCCGATCGTCTGTACTTCGAATCGCTGACGCTCGAAGACGTGCTCGAAATCGTCGACAAGGAAAAACCGGTTGGCGTGATCGTTCAGTACGGCGGTCAAACGCCGCTGAAGCTCGCGCTCGATCTCGAAGCGAACGGCGTGCCGATCGTCGGCACGTCGCCGGACATGATCGACGCCGCGGAAGACCGCGAGCGTTTCCAGAAGCTGCTGCAGGACCTCGGTCTGCGTCAACCGCCGAACCGTACCGCACGTGCTGAAGACGAAGCCCTGAAGCTCGCCGAGGAAATCGGCTACCCGCTGGTGGTGCGTCCGTCGTACGTGCTGGGCGGCCGCGCCATGGAAATCGTCCACGAGCCGCGTGACCTCGAGCGTTACATGCGCGAGGCCGTGAAGGTGTCGAACGATTCGCCGGTGCTGCTCGACCGCTTCCTCAACGACGCAATCGAATGCGACGTGGATTGCATCTCCGATGGCAAAGCCGTGTTCATCGGCGGCGTGATGGAGCACATCGAACAAGCGGGTGTCCACTCGGGCGACTCGGCTTGCTCGCTGCCGCCGTACTCGCTGTCGAAGGAAACCATTGCTGAGTTGAAGCGCCAGACCGGCGCGATGGCGAAGGCGCTGAACGTGATCGGCCTGATGAATGTGCAGTTCGCGATCCAGCAGGTGCCGCAGGCCGATGGGTCGAAGGAAGACGTCATCTACGTGCTCGAAGTGAACCCGCGCGCATCGCGTACGGTGCCGTACGTGTCGAAGGCGACCAGCCTGCCGCTCGCCAAGATCGCCGCGCGCGCAATGGTCGGCCAGACGCTGGCACAGCAGGGCGTAACGAAGGAAATCGTTCCGCCGTACTTCAGCGTGAAAGAAGCCGTGTTCCCGTTCGTCAAGTTCCCGGCAGTCGATCCGGTGCTCGGACCGGAAATGCGTTCGACCGGTGAAGTGATGGGCGTGGGTCAGACGTTCGGCGAAGCGCTGTTCAAGTCGCAACTCGCCGCAGGCTCGCGTCTGCCGGAGTCGGGCACGGTGCTGCTGACCGTGATGGACGCCGACAAGCCGAAGGCCGTCGAAGTCGCGCGCATGCTGCACGAACTCGGCTACCCGATCGTCGCAACCAAGGGCACGGCTGCCGCGATCGAAGCGGCCGGCGTGCCGGTCAAGGTCGTCAACAAGGTGAAGGACGGCCGTCCGCACATCGTCGACATGATCAAGAACGGCGAAATCGCGCTGGTCTTCACGACCGTCGACGAAACCCGCGCGGCGATCGCCGACTCGCGTTCGATCCGCATGAGCGCCCAGGCGAACAAGGTCACGTACTACACGACGATGTCCGGTGCACGGGCCGCGGTTGAAGGTTTGCGCTATTTGAAGAACCTGGAAGTCTATGATTTACAAGGTCTTCACGCTCGCCTAAACTAA
- a CDS encoding putative RNA-binding protein, YhbY family produces the protein MPALKVSSDQRAELRSQAHALKPVVLVGAEGLTDAVLSEIKVHLGAHQLIKIRVFGDEREERLAIYEQICDKLNAAPIQHIGKLLVIWKPEAAAQPAVKAKRGALPSAREAAVEAKPGKGRAPRVVTVVKPSEIPMRKPKAKAVVVRGNERVTQGGNIKRAKKRQTSAKRAHQSSK, from the coding sequence ATGCCAGCCCTTAAAGTCTCTTCCGATCAACGCGCCGAATTGCGCTCCCAGGCACATGCGCTCAAACCGGTCGTGCTCGTCGGCGCCGAAGGCTTGACCGACGCTGTGCTGTCGGAGATCAAGGTCCACCTTGGCGCACATCAACTGATCAAAATCCGCGTGTTCGGCGACGAACGCGAAGAGCGCCTCGCCATCTACGAACAGATCTGCGACAAGCTGAACGCTGCACCGATCCAGCATATCGGCAAGCTGCTGGTGATCTGGAAGCCGGAAGCCGCGGCACAACCCGCAGTGAAGGCCAAGCGCGGCGCCCTGCCGAGCGCCCGCGAAGCGGCTGTCGAAGCCAAACCGGGCAAAGGCCGCGCACCGCGCGTGGTCACGGTGGTGAAGCCCAGCGAAATCCCGATGCGCAAGCCGAAGGCAAAAGCTGTCGTGGTGCGCGGCAATGAACGCGTTACGCAAGGCGGCAACATCAAGCGCGCCAAAAAGCGCCAAACCAGCGCGAAGCGCGCGCATCAGTCGTCGAAGTAA
- a CDS encoding 23S rRNA Um-2552 2'-O-methyltransferase, giving the protein MAKNKFNTAWLHDHINDPYVKMAQREGYRARAAYKLKEIDEQDKLIRPGQVIVDLGSVPGSWSQYARNKLAKGSQRDAEREGGIDGTIIALDMLPMEPIADVHFIQGDFREDSVLLQLEELVGERQVDLVISDMAPNLSGVAVADAARIEHLCDIAMEFSQNHLKPDGALLVKCFHGSGYSQIVEKFKRQFKVVAARKPKASRDKSSETFILGKHLKRPA; this is encoded by the coding sequence ATGGCAAAAAACAAGTTCAACACGGCGTGGTTGCATGATCACATCAACGACCCGTACGTCAAAATGGCGCAGCGGGAGGGCTATCGCGCCCGCGCAGCCTACAAGCTGAAGGAAATCGACGAGCAGGACAAGCTGATCCGGCCAGGCCAGGTGATTGTCGACCTCGGTTCGGTGCCGGGCAGCTGGAGTCAGTATGCCCGCAACAAGCTCGCCAAGGGCTCGCAGCGCGACGCCGAGCGCGAGGGCGGCATCGACGGCACGATCATCGCGCTGGATATGCTGCCGATGGAGCCGATCGCCGACGTCCATTTCATTCAGGGCGATTTCCGCGAAGACTCGGTTCTCCTCCAATTGGAAGAATTGGTCGGGGAACGCCAGGTTGATCTTGTAATTTCGGATATGGCGCCCAACCTGTCGGGAGTGGCGGTGGCGGATGCCGCGCGAATCGAGCATCTGTGCGATATCGCGATGGAATTTTCGCAAAACCACCTGAAGCCGGATGGCGCCCTTTTAGTCAAATGTTTTCATGGCAGCGGTTATAGCCAGATTGTCGAAAAGTTCAAGCGCCAGTTCAAGGTGGTGGCGGCCCGCAAGCCGAAAGCCTCGCGGGACAAGTCGTCAGAAACATTTATTTTGGGTAAGCATCTCAAGCGGCCCGCATAG
- a CDS encoding phosphoglucosamine mutase, with protein MARRYFGTDGIRGKVGEGPITPEFVLRLGYAAGKVLAGADRWARTGTRPTVLIGKDTRVSGYMLEAALEAGFSAAGVDVMLAGPMPTPGIAYLTRALRLAAGVVISASHNPYYDNGIKFFSADGNKLPDEVEAQIEERLELPLACAASEQLGKARRLDDAAGRYIEFCKSTFPAAFDLRGLKLVIDCAHGAAYDVAPHVFHELGADVIPIGVAPNGFNINDGVGATAPDALVRAVRANHADLGIALDGDADRLQVVDAAGRLYNGDELLYVLVKDRMATDGKVEGAVGTLMTNMAVEVALQEAGVKFVRAAVGDRYVLEQLREHGWQLGAEGSGHILSLDRHSTGDGIVSALLVLAAMKRSDKTLAELLHGVTLFPQKLINVRMKPGADWKGSDVIRRAIGKAEEALNGRGRVLIRASGTEPVLRVMVEAENVGDALHHAETIAAAVKQATA; from the coding sequence ATGGCACGTCGTTATTTCGGAACGGACGGGATTCGGGGCAAAGTGGGCGAAGGCCCGATTACACCGGAATTTGTATTGCGGCTCGGCTACGCCGCCGGCAAGGTGCTGGCGGGCGCGGACCGCTGGGCCAGGACGGGCACGCGGCCCACGGTGCTGATTGGTAAAGACACGCGGGTGTCGGGCTATATGCTCGAAGCTGCACTCGAAGCAGGTTTTTCGGCGGCCGGCGTTGACGTGATGCTGGCTGGCCCGATGCCGACGCCGGGCATCGCCTATCTGACGCGCGCGCTGCGGCTTGCCGCGGGCGTCGTGATCAGCGCGTCGCACAACCCGTACTACGACAACGGCATCAAATTCTTCTCCGCCGACGGCAACAAGCTGCCCGACGAAGTGGAAGCGCAGATCGAAGAACGCCTTGAACTGCCGCTCGCATGCGCGGCCTCCGAGCAACTCGGCAAGGCGCGGCGTCTCGACGACGCAGCCGGCCGCTACATCGAGTTCTGCAAGAGCACCTTCCCCGCAGCATTCGACTTGCGCGGCCTGAAACTGGTGATCGACTGTGCGCACGGTGCCGCGTACGACGTCGCCCCGCACGTGTTCCACGAACTCGGCGCCGATGTCATTCCGATCGGCGTCGCGCCGAACGGTTTCAACATCAATGACGGCGTTGGCGCGACCGCTCCGGACGCGCTGGTGCGCGCGGTGCGCGCGAACCACGCCGACCTCGGCATCGCGCTCGACGGCGACGCCGACCGGCTGCAGGTCGTGGATGCGGCAGGCCGCCTGTATAACGGCGACGAACTGCTGTACGTGCTGGTCAAAGACCGCATGGCGACGGACGGCAAAGTGGAAGGCGCAGTCGGCACCTTGATGACCAACATGGCGGTCGAAGTCGCGCTGCAGGAAGCCGGCGTGAAATTCGTCCGCGCGGCAGTGGGCGACCGCTACGTGCTCGAGCAGTTGCGCGAGCACGGCTGGCAACTGGGTGCAGAAGGTTCCGGCCATATTCTCTCCCTTGACCGCCATTCGACCGGCGACGGCATCGTGTCAGCCCTGCTGGTGCTGGCCGCGATGAAGCGCAGCGACAAAACGCTCGCCGAGTTGCTCCACGGCGTGACGCTGTTCCCGCAGAAGCTGATCAATGTGCGGATGAAGCCCGGCGCGGACTGGAAGGGCAGCGACGTGATCCGTCGCGCCATCGGCAAGGCCGAGGAAGCGCTGAACGGCCGCGGCCGCGTGCTGATTCGGGCCTCGGGTACCGAACCCGTTCTACGCGTGATGGTGGAGGCGGAAAATGTCGGCGACGCCCTTCATCATGCGGAAACCATCGCTGCAGCAGTGAAGCAGGCGACCGCTTAA
- a CDS encoding Dihydropteroate synthase: MRAGVFHTGPFCIYPFYLIDRYVSKVEFPSLPLPEPLQCGRFKLSFERPLVMGILNVTPDSFSDGGQYAMRGDALRQAERMLLDGADIIDIGGESTRPGAPPVPLDEELERVIPLIEQLRSANVPLSVDTYKPEVMRHALSAGADLINDIWGFRMPGAVDAVRDSECGLCVMHMLGEPQTMQLGEPAYDDVVREVRQFLEERVATLKQAGIARARISVDPGFGFGKAVVEHNYALLAHLPDTAPQAEPPYPILAGMSRKSMVGAVVGRPAPERVAGSIAAAVCAAERGAAILRVHDVAQTVDALKVWAAMRDAANRSRARG, encoded by the coding sequence GTGCGGGCCGGTGTGTTTCACACCGGCCCGTTTTGCATTTATCCGTTTTACTTGATTGACCGCTACGTGTCGAAAGTCGAATTTCCTTCTCTCCCCCTCCCCGAACCGCTGCAATGCGGCCGCTTCAAGCTGAGCTTTGAACGCCCGTTGGTCATGGGCATCCTGAACGTCACACCCGATTCTTTTTCCGACGGCGGTCAGTACGCGATGCGCGGCGATGCGCTGCGCCAGGCCGAGCGCATGCTGCTCGATGGCGCGGACATCATCGACATCGGCGGTGAGTCGACCCGCCCGGGTGCACCGCCCGTGCCGCTCGACGAAGAACTGGAGCGGGTGATCCCGCTGATCGAGCAACTGCGCAGCGCGAATGTGCCGCTGTCGGTCGATACTTATAAGCCGGAAGTGATGCGTCACGCACTGTCCGCGGGCGCCGACCTGATTAATGATATCTGGGGCTTCCGGATGCCTGGTGCGGTCGATGCCGTTCGCGACAGCGAATGCGGTCTGTGCGTGATGCATATGCTCGGCGAGCCGCAGACCATGCAACTCGGTGAGCCCGCTTATGATGACGTGGTGCGCGAGGTTCGGCAGTTTCTGGAGGAGCGGGTGGCGACTCTGAAGCAGGCGGGCATCGCTCGTGCGCGCATCAGCGTGGATCCGGGCTTTGGCTTCGGCAAGGCCGTGGTCGAACACAATTACGCGCTGCTCGCGCACCTGCCGGACACGGCGCCGCAGGCCGAGCCGCCGTACCCTATTCTCGCCGGCATGTCGCGCAAGTCGATGGTCGGCGCGGTCGTCGGACGCCCGGCGCCGGAGCGCGTCGCGGGCAGCATCGCAGCAGCGGTGTGTGCGGCCGAGCGCGGCGCGGCAATTCTGCGCGTGCACGACGTCGCGCAGACAGTGGATGCGTTAAAAGTATGGGCAGCCATGCGCGACGCGGCGAATCGCAGCCGCGCACGCGGTTGA
- a CDS encoding GreA/GreB family elongation factor, with translation MSTVPLTKRGAEMLRDELQRLKSVERPSVINSIAEARAQGDLSENAEYDAAKEKQGFIEGRIAEIESKLAGAQVIDPSKVDADGRVVFGATLELEDLDSGAKVKYQIVGDDEADIDHGLISISSPIARALIGKSEGDVASVQAPGGVREYEIIAVSYV, from the coding sequence ATGAGCACTGTTCCATTGACGAAGCGCGGCGCGGAAATGTTGCGCGATGAATTGCAGCGCCTGAAATCGGTTGAGCGTCCCTCGGTGATCAATTCGATCGCGGAAGCGCGTGCCCAGGGCGATCTGTCGGAAAACGCGGAATACGACGCCGCGAAGGAAAAGCAGGGCTTCATCGAAGGCCGGATTGCCGAAATCGAATCGAAGCTGGCCGGCGCGCAGGTGATCGACCCGTCCAAGGTGGACGCGGACGGCCGCGTGGTGTTCGGCGCGACGCTCGAACTCGAAGACCTCGATTCGGGTGCGAAGGTCAAATACCAGATCGTCGGCGACGACGAAGCGGACATCGACCACGGTCTGATCTCGATCAGCTCGCCGATCGCGCGCGCGTTGATCGGCAAGTCGGAAGGCGACGTTGCATCCGTGCAGGCGCCGGGCGGCGTGCGCGAGTACGAAATCATCGCGGTTAGCTACGTTTGA
- a CDS encoding membrane protease FtsH catalytic subunit encodes MNNNMFSKAAVWLVIALVLFTVFKQFDKPRVQEGVSYSQFMDDAKNGKVKNVIVQGRNLTVTPADGQKYQIVSPGDIWMVGDLMKYGVQVSGKADDEPNALVSALYYLGPTILIIGFWFYMMRQMQGGGKGGAFSFGKSRARLIDENNNAINFTDVAGCDEAKEEVSELVDFLRDPQKFQKLGGRIPRGVLLVGPPGTGKTLLARAIAGEAKVPFFSISGSDFVEMFVGVGAARVRDMFEQAKKHAPCIVFIDEIDAVGRHRGAGMGGGNDEREQTLNQMLVEMDGFEANSGVIVIAATNRSDVLDKALLRPGRFDRQVYVGLPDIRGREHIMKVHLRKVPISNDVDAAVIARGTPGFSGADLANLVNEAALFAARRGKRIVEMADFEDAKDKIFMGPERKSAVIREESKRATAYHESGHAVIAKLLPKADPVHKVTIIPRGRALGVTWQLPEHDNETYSKDYLLDRLAILFGGRVAEELFLNLISTGASDDFNKATATARAMVARFGMTDALGPMVYVDDENDATPFGRGFTRTISEATQQKVDAEIRRVLDEQYNLAKRLLDENRDKVEAMTAALMEWETIDADQINDIMAGRPPRSPKSSPPSVGDASSGGSPGTEVKPGSATAPA; translated from the coding sequence TTGAACAACAATATGTTTTCGAAAGCAGCAGTGTGGCTGGTTATCGCACTGGTGCTGTTTACGGTGTTCAAGCAGTTCGACAAGCCCCGTGTCCAGGAAGGCGTTTCCTATTCGCAGTTCATGGACGACGCGAAGAACGGCAAAGTCAAGAACGTCATTGTCCAGGGGCGGAACCTCACGGTCACTCCAGCAGACGGCCAGAAGTACCAGATCGTGTCGCCCGGCGACATCTGGATGGTCGGCGATCTGATGAAGTATGGCGTTCAGGTGAGCGGCAAGGCTGATGACGAACCGAATGCGCTGGTGTCCGCGCTGTACTACCTTGGACCGACGATCCTGATCATCGGCTTCTGGTTCTACATGATGCGACAGATGCAGGGGGGCGGGAAAGGCGGTGCGTTCTCGTTCGGTAAATCCCGTGCACGTCTGATCGACGAAAACAACAACGCAATCAATTTCACCGACGTCGCCGGTTGCGACGAAGCCAAGGAAGAAGTCTCCGAACTGGTCGACTTCCTGCGCGATCCGCAGAAGTTCCAGAAGCTGGGTGGGCGCATTCCGCGCGGTGTGCTGCTGGTCGGCCCGCCGGGAACCGGTAAGACGCTGCTGGCGCGTGCTATCGCCGGTGAAGCGAAAGTGCCGTTCTTCAGCATCTCGGGTTCGGACTTCGTGGAAATGTTCGTGGGTGTCGGTGCGGCTCGTGTGCGCGACATGTTCGAGCAGGCCAAGAAGCATGCACCGTGTATCGTGTTCATCGACGAAATCGACGCAGTCGGCCGTCATCGTGGCGCCGGCATGGGCGGCGGTAACGACGAACGCGAGCAGACCTTGAACCAGATGCTGGTCGAGATGGACGGCTTCGAAGCGAATTCGGGCGTGATCGTGATCGCTGCCACGAACCGTTCGGACGTGCTGGACAAGGCGCTGCTGCGTCCGGGCCGTTTCGACCGCCAGGTGTACGTCGGTCTGCCGGACATCCGCGGCCGCGAACACATCATGAAGGTTCACCTGCGCAAGGTGCCGATTTCGAACGACGTCGACGCAGCAGTGATCGCACGCGGCACGCCGGGCTTCTCGGGCGCCGATCTGGCGAACCTGGTGAACGAAGCCGCGCTGTTTGCTGCGCGTCGCGGCAAGCGCATCGTCGAGATGGCGGATTTCGAAGACGCGAAGGACAAGATCTTCATGGGTCCGGAACGCAAGTCGGCCGTGATTCGCGAAGAATCGAAGCGGGCTACGGCGTATCACGAGTCGGGTCACGCGGTCATCGCCAAGCTGTTGCCGAAGGCTGATCCGGTGCACAAGGTCACGATTATTCCGCGCGGCCGAGCGCTGGGTGTGACGTGGCAGTTGCCGGAACATGACAACGAAACGTATTCGAAGGACTACCTGCTGGATCGCCTCGCGATCCTGTTCGGTGGCCGTGTCGCGGAAGAGTTGTTCCTGAACCTGATCAGCACCGGCGCGTCGGACGACTTCAACAAGGCAACGGCAACGGCCCGCGCCATGGTGGCTCGCTTCGGTATGACCGACGCGCTCGGACCGATGGTCTACGTCGACGACGAAAACGACGCAACGCCGTTTGGCCGTGGCTTCACGCGGACCATTTCGGAAGCGACGCAGCAAAAGGTCGACGCGGAAATCCGCCGCGTGCTGGACGAGCAGTACAACCTCGCGAAGCGCCTGCTGGACGAGAACCGCGACAAGGTTGAAGCCATGACCGCCGCGCTGATGGAGTGGGAAACGATCGACGCCGATCAGATCAACGACATCATGGCAGGCCGTCCGCCGCGTTCGCCGAAGAGCTCGCCGCCGTCGGTTGGCGACGCCTCGTCGGGCGGCAGCCCGGGCACCGAGGTCAAGCCGGGCAGCGCGACCGCGCCGGCCTGA